The segment AGCCGCACGGTTGTCAGCGCGTTCGACCACGTACTCGTCAGCGCGATCCACCGATCTCCAGACGATCAGAACGGGGTTCTGGGTTGTCACCGTGTGAATATCCGGCACTCCCAACGGCGCGTTCACGGAGACCGTGATGGCAGCCGAGTCTGTTGGTCCGGTCGCGTTGCTCACGGTGACCCAATAGGTGCCAGCCTGCGCAGCGGTAATGCCGCTGAGCGAAAGCGTGGCCCCGTTGGCGCCAGCGATAGCCACGCCGTTGAAGTACCATTGGTAGGTGAAAGGACCCGCCCCGGTGGCCGTCACCGACAGGCTGGCGTTGTTGCCGGCTGTCGCAACGACGTGGGTCGCCGTTGGCGTGACGGCAGGGAATGGGATGTTGATATAGAACGCCCCGTTGCCACCTGAGCCTGCGAGAATGCGATTGCCCGAGAAAGCGACCACGTTGTCCATGCGGTACGGGAGGCCGGCATCGACATCGGTCCAATTAATGCCGCCGTCGATACTCAGTTTCACGCCGGCAGCCGTGCCTGCGACAACACGGTTAGCGGTCGTTTTGTCCGTCGCGATGTTGCGCGCGGAGCCCCAGTAGACCTGCGTCCAATTCTTGCCGCTGTCCGTGCTGCGGAAGATACCGTCCGTCGACACGGCGAAATAGCGGCCGGGAGTGCGTTCGTCTGCGGTCACCGCGCGGATGGCGCCCGAGGGCTTCGTTAACACGCTGGTCCACGTTTGGGCGACTGGGTCATAGCGTTGTGGGTCGCCGGTCCAGTAGCCCACTGCGACCAACGAGCCGTCTGCGCTCGCGGCGAGTTGCTGTCCGGTGTCCCAGATGCTCCAAACAAAGAATCCGGTCGGGTTATAGAAACCGGTGTTGAAGGGGCTCCAGCTGACGCCGCCGTCTGTGGTGCGATATACGCCACCGTTCCAGCCGGAGGCAGCCACGTAGGCCGTGTTCGGGTTGACCGGGTCCACCACGAGGGAGTTGAAGACGTGTGAATCCGAGGGCGGCAGGCCGCTCATCGACGTGCCGAAAGTGAGGCCGCCATCGGTGCTGAGGAAGACTTGATCAGCGAGCCAGTTTCCCGTGGATGTGCCGGTGCCGAGCACGCGCGAGGTGTCTTTCGGAAATACGGCAATGGCCTTTGCGTTGTTGAAGCTGCCGGGCGGCCACGTCCACACCTTTCCGCCGTCGGTGCTGTAGAAGAACCCGTTATCGGCCATTCCCAAAAAGGGATGGTTCGGATTCGAAGGATTTTGAACAATCGTGTGGATGACGGTCGTCTCGATGCCGTTAATGCGCAGCGTCCAGTTCTTTCCCGCATCCTTTGACTCCCAAGCGGCGTACCAGTCTGTGAACCACCAGTTGTTGGGGTCTGCGGGGTTCACCGCGATATCGCCGAGGCCTTTGCCGTACCGATACCAGCCCCCGTCGGCCGGTACCGTGCCCCACCAGTCGCCTTTGTTGACGCTCTGGAGGGTGACCTGAGTCCAGCTGGCATCGCCTGGCGCACGCGTGAAGAATTCCCCGTATTGCGTGGCTGTCACCAGTTTGCTGCCAGCTGCTTCTAGGGCTTGCACCGAGTGATCCATGCCGGCCCATTCCCAGATCGGCAGACCATTCGTGAAGTCGTTCCAGATAATGCCATCGGTCGACACGCGCACTGCACCGCCTCCGAGGAAAATGCCGTAGATTTTGCCATCGAGGAAAGCGATCTCAGACGGCGCATTGTCAAGCACCTTGGTCCAGGTTTGTCCGTTGTCATCGGAGCGATAGAAGCCGCCGGCGAGCGGGTCCTTCCAGGGCGGAGTCCAGGCTTGGGCGCCGAGCCACACGCGGTTAGGCACCACGGGGTCGAACTCGACCTCAGTGGGGTTGATGCCTTCGGTGCCGGGCACCAGTGCAAAGGATGCGCCGTTGTTTGTTGAGCGCCACACGCCCGTGCCTGCAGTGCCAACGATTATGATGTCCGGGTTGGCCGGGCTGCGGGAGATGATGTTGCCGGTCCAACGGTAGTCCTCGTTCGCGTAGAATTGCGCGGTGAAGCTTTTCGTCCACGTCGTGCCGCCGTCGGTGGAGCGGAAAAGCCCGACAGGATCAGCCCACATGGCGCCTGCGGCATACAGGAGGATGTCGGCATTCCGTGGGTCGACATCAATGCCCCTGGATTTGTATATGTTTTCCTGAAGCGGCAGGCCGGCTGTGATGAGTCGCCAGTCTTGCCCGCCGTTGTCGCTCCGGAAGGCACCACCGACGTCGACGTGGGTGTAGAGCCGGCCGGGGGCCGATGGGGCGAAGATGAGGTTTTGCAGGTAGCCACCGCCGCCGATCTTGGCGGATTCCCAGTCGCCGTAAGTGCCGGCGGGAAGGGTGGTGGACCCGAGAAGGAAGGCTGTGATGCCTGAGAGAGTACGCCAAAGCGTTGTGGCG is part of the Opitutaceae bacterium genome and harbors:
- a CDS encoding immunoglobulin domain-containing protein; this encodes MSTTLLRATTLWRTLSGITAFLLGSTTLPAGTYGDWESAKIGGGGYLQNLIFAPSAPGRLYTHVDVGGAFRSDNGGQDWRLITAGLPLQENIYKSRGIDVDPRNADILLYAAGAMWADPVGLFRSTDGGTTWTKSFTAQFYANEDYRWTGNIISRSPANPDIIIVGTAGTGVWRSTNNGASFALVPGTEGINPTEVEFDPVVPNRVWLGAQAWTPPWKDPLAGGFYRSDDNGQTWTKVLDNAPSEIAFLDGKIYGIFLGGGAVRVSTDGIIWNDFTNGLPIWEWAGMDHSVQALEAAGSKLVTATQYGEFFTRAPGDASWTQVTLQSVNKGDWWGTVPADGGWYRYGKGLGDIAVNPADPNNWWFTDWYAAWESKDAGKNWTLRINGIETTVIHTIVQNPSNPNHPFLGMADNGFFYSTDGGKVWTWPPGSFNNAKAIAVFPKDTSRVLGTGTSTGNWLADQVFLSTDGGLTFGTSMSGLPPSDSHVFNSLVVDPVNPNTAYVAASGWNGGVYRTTDGGVSWSPFNTGFYNPTGFFVWSIWDTGQQLAASADGSLVAVGYWTGDPQRYDPVAQTWTSVLTKPSGAIRAVTADERTPGRYFAVSTDGIFRSTDSGKNWTQVYWGSARNIATDKTTANRVVAGTAAGVKLSIDGGINWTDVDAGLPYRMDNVVAFSGNRILAGSGGNGAFYINIPFPAVTPTATHVVATAGNNASLSVTATGAGPFTYQWYFNGVAIAGANGATLSLSGITAAQAGTYWVTVSNATGPTDSAAITVSVNAPLGVPDIHTVTTQNPVLIVWRSVDRADEYVVERADNRAAAFTPIVTLPAAETSFIDTSVAAGRTYFYRVRAKAGGDEAVSKARGTATTDAIVIPFKSSAPHASRGRYSRYHLFDFQTGWLVAKLSLSPGDIPTTIQFADNETVVFNLRVRTNTLYLVSAENVETALGNLSTKKKTNLRVVLNPSLLTADILLDNKLVAREVPAVTGGVLAVDRVVLKATEVDDLTKTKLELYR